TGCCCGTTTTCGGCTGCCCGCCGATGTCAATCTCAATCTTGAATACGCTAGAGAGTGGAAGTCGGGTTTTGAGGGCGATGACCCTATCAGCGATGATATTATCTTCGCCGAATTTTCGCGTCGAGCGAATGTATTTTCTTTTGAGGCACGATATATCGACATCGGAGAAAATTTTGATGTGGAGACCGGTTTCATTCCGAGGACGGATCGGCGCGGGCTTGAGTTCACAACCCGGTACAATAAGCAGTACGCAGGGTTGGTACAACGCCTGCGCGGCGAGGGCGTCGTTGACCGTCTCTATAACCATGCAGGCGAACTGACCAACGAACGCTATCAGATTCGTGGGTTGATTGGGGTTAAGAATATCTTTGTTTTTACCGGTCCGGAATGGTATTATCACGTGGATGATGACGGTGTAGCTTATACGGATAGAGTGCTGAATTTCTTCACCGGTTGGTTTCCACCCAAGTGGGTTAGGGTTCGAAATTTTGGAACGATCGGCATCCGAGATGATAAAGATACTTTCTTCATTCGACCAGAGATAACGTTTCGCCCGACAGCGAAGCTAGACCTGGAACTGACCCTGCAGCGCTTGGTGGAGGATGGCGTTCTGGAACAGTGGACGCGTCGGTTCGCTATCAACTATCAATTCGCACAGCGGATGTTCTTCCGCTCCAGTGCAGAGTTTACGATTGATGACGAGCGACGGATTTTCGGGCTGTTTGCCTACGAATATCTGCCTGAAAGCACATTCTTTCTGGTCTACAATAATAATCTCGAAAAGGATGGCGACACGGAGCAGATTGTTTTTGTCAAGTTGTCACACCTATTAAAAGTTGGACTGTTTTAGAATACCGTAGGGGCACGGTAGAATCTCAACTTGGTTGGAAGGAGTTGATCGCGCTGCAATCGCAAGAAAGAATCACAGGGGAACAACTGCTTAAGATATCCTCCAAACTGATTGGACATGTCGAATTGGTAAGGGGAGGAATTATACAGATGGGCCCAGCAGGAGATATTCATGGCGAGTTGGCAATGATTCTTGGATCGTTGCTGCAAATATATGTTAAACAGAATGACCTTGGCAAGGTATATGCAGCAGAAACAGGATTTTACACTGCGCGAAATCCGGATACGGTCCGCGCTGCCGACGCAGCTTTCATTGCAAAACATAGGCTGCCTGAGAGCCCTTCTGACGGTTATCTGGAAATCGTCCCTGATCTGATAGTCGAAGTGGTTTCGCCATACGATCGACCGAGGGAAATCCTCGAAAAGGTCAATGAGTGCTTGGGAGCCGGTGTGAAATGTATCTGGGTAGTCTATCCAAAATCTCGTCAGGTTTACGTTTATAAATCTGATTCTTCCGTTGAAGTCCTCTCCGGAGACGATACCTTGATTGGTGACGATGTGATTCCGGGTTTTCAGTGCCCCGTTACCGAGCTCTTTGAATGACAAACCAAATTTTTAAGGAGGCAATTAGCCTGTGGATGCAAAGTTAAAAAAGATTCAGGTTACCCCTGTGAAATTCAACAAGGACGGCGATGTACAAAAAGAGGAATTTGCGACACTCACNCAGCGGCAGGAGGTTATGACCCTATTCGAGATGCTCAGTCGTGAGTGGGTGAGGATCGAAGTTGAGGGAGAGTCGATTCTAGCAGACGAAGGTTCCCAGCTTGGAGCTGCTGTATGACTATAACGAATTACACCTGCTTTGAATCATCATTTGGCTGGGTCGGCGTTGCGAAATCGGATCAGGGCCTCACTCGTGTTACCTTTGGCGCACCGACGGAGGTAGCCATAAAAGACCGTTTACGCAACGGTTCACACGGTAAGCGAGGTCTATATCCGCTGACCCGGAACACGCTTGATCCGGAACTGTTGGAAGCGGTAGAGTTGCTGACTAAATATTTCAATGGCGTGCCGGTGGATTTCGATATTAAACTCGATTTAGGTACTGGAACGCCGTTTCAGCAGCGTGTTTGGGAGACTGCTCTTCGGATTCCTTATGGCACGGTTCAAAGCTACGGTTGGATTGCGCAGGAGATTGGTAATCCGAACGCGATGCGAGCTGTCGGCGGGGCAATGGGTGCGAATCCGTTGGCGATTATCGTGCCATGCCACCGTGTCGTCCGTAGCGATGGTGGGCTCGGTGGTTATGCGGGAGGGTTACATTGGAAGCGGAAACTGCTTACCATGGAGCGAAAAAGTGAAGCGGTTTGAATGATCTGAGAAATTGAGAAGCGCAAATCCCGAGGCAAGCGTTTTAACAATAAATGTGCTCCTAGCAAGGACCGGCGCCGGGATTCGTCTAGTAATTATTGTAAGGAGACATTACATTAGTGAGATACCACACTAAGATATTAATTTGGGAGAATAAAAGACGGTTAAATAGACTGAGGGAATTCCGTTTCCTCATGATTCGATATTTCAATAACAGCCGGGTAGATTTTGGAGGTGGCAGGGTTGAAGAAAGTGCTGCAAAGGAAGCTAAGCGCGAAATCAATCGACTCAGGGAGGAAATACATTCCATCATTCTTAATTCAGGAATAGATCCACTGTTTTCTTGGACCCCACCCTCAGCGGTTGGAGGTGACGAAACCGAGATCGATCTAATTGAAGATATTTTTCATCTTGATCAATTTGATATAGGTCCGAACAATCTGCTGGCTTGCATAGATAGAGCCATTGAAAAATATGACTCCAGCCGCAAATCAACATTTGTCAGAACGCTCAATCCATTCTTCTACCTAGGACGGGTGCTTGATACAATTTCGGACCTGCCGTTTATTATCATTGGAATACTTGGCTTTAACCGACAAAAGATTAAAACGTCAGCAATAGGCAGGCTAGTTAAGGGCATTCTTTATTTAAGTATAATCGTAGCGGCAGTCTTTACGATATTGCATCTCTTGGGTTTTGTGGAACCAATTAAACAATCTGTGCATAAACTGTTGGTTCTAATAAAGAAAATTAACTTGGCGTTTGATTCTGACTCTGTCAGATGACGATAAACCCTAAATCCAACAGATGGGCGTTGAATGTTTATAGCACGTGCCAAGCAGACGGTAGAGATAGCCATTGAACAAGACGAACAAACCACTATCGACTATGGGAAAAAGGAAACGCAGGTCGAAGATTCTCGGAGCGGAGGGGTAACCCCATGAACATCACTCAATTCACAATGGAAGAGGTACGTTGCTTTGCCGGACACCAAGAGTTCAAGATTCGGCCCCTGACGTTTTTGGTTGGAGAAAATAGTACCGGCAAGACTACAGCGTTGGGGTGTTTTCAGGTGTTAGCGAATTATTTGGGAGGTGAGTCGGTACATTTTAATTCAGACCCCTATTCAATGGGAGTTTTTAGGGATATCGTCAGGAATAGTAAGAAAGAAGAGAAAGCGTTTGAACTTGGATTTACCTTTGGAGGGGAAAATGAAAATCTTGACTTTGTCGTTGAATTTGCTAAGAAAAAGGGAGGCTTTGAGCCTATTGTTAAGTCAATCACAATAAAATTCATTGATGGTGAAATGGTTTTGAGGAGATTTGACGACATAACAGAATGGCTTAGAGATGTACCCGTCAAAAAAGTTGGTGCGACTACGTGGAGGGAAGTTCCTAATATGCGTTTAGCCTCCTTTAACAAAGGTCGGAATCAGTATTGCGTAGATATGTATGCTGATTTTTTGGATCGTACTCCTTTCCCCTTTCTTTCTAATCGTTTTTCTCATGGAGGAGAAGGGGAAGATGCCTTAGTAAGCTTCTTAGGAAAAAAGGAAAAAGATATTGGAATTCCGTGGTGGCAGATTGGGGAACGGATAGCTGTATTTAGTGCCGCACCGATTCGTTCTCGTCCGAAGCGGACATATGACCCGACAAGGGAATTTTATGACCCTGAAGGGAGCCATGTGCCGATGCAGTTAATGCGGATGCAAGCGACTGAGAGAGGGAGATGGGAAGGCTTGAAAGAGCAGCTAATCGAATTTGGCAAGCGTTCGGGCATGTTTCAGAACATAGACGTTAAAAATCTCGGAGGGTCTATGGGTAACCCATTCCAGCTGAAAGTCAAGGTAAGGGGGCCCAATTCTAATATTGTTGACGTTGGTTATGGTGTC
This DNA window, taken from Candidatus Poribacteria bacterium, encodes the following:
- a CDS encoding AAA family ATPase; translation: MNITQFTMEEVRCFAGHQEFKIRPLTFLVGENSTGKTTALGCFQVLANYLGGESVHFNSDPYSMGVFRDIVRNSKKEEKAFELGFTFGGENENLDFVVEFAKKKGGFEPIVKSITIKFIDGEMVLRRFDDITEWLRDVPVKKVGATTWREVPNMRLASFNKGRNQYCVDMYADFLDRTPFPFLSNRFSHGGEGEDALVSFLGKKEKDIGIPWWQIGERIAVFSAAPIRSRPKRTYDPTREFYDPEGSHVPMQLMRMQATERGRWEGLKEQLIEFGKRSGMFQNIDVKNLGGSMGNPFQLKVKVRGPNSNIVDVGYGVSQILPILVNSLDPPIRRGPLMEKPFFLLQQPEVHLHPRAQAELSSLLAMSSQFRLGCIVETHSDYMIDRARIEIRKGNIRPEDVSLIYLEPKRNVVKVHNISFDKMGNMEGVPQHYRDFFMTEYRRLMGFED
- a CDS encoding methylated-DNA--[protein]-cysteine S-methyltransferase, with the translated sequence MTITNYTCFESSFGWVGVAKSDQGLTRVTFGAPTEVAIKDRLRNGSHGKRGLYPLTRNTLDPELLEAVELLTKYFNGVPVDFDIKLDLGTGTPFQQRVWETALRIPYGTVQSYGWIAQEIGNPNAMRAVGGAMGANPLAIIVPCHRVVRSDGGLGGYAGGLHWKRKLLTMERKSEAV
- a CDS encoding Uma2 family endonuclease — protein: MQSQERITGEQLLKISSKLIGHVELVRGGIIQMGPAGDIHGELAMILGSLLQIYVKQNDLGKVYAAETGFYTARNPDTVRAADAAFIAKHRLPESPSDGYLEIVPDLIVEVVSPYDRPREILEKVNECLGAGVKCIWVVYPKSRQVYVYKSDSSVEVLSGDDTLIGDDVIPGFQCPVTELFE